The genome window CCTTTCTCGGGTCTTAAGGCAAAAGTTAGGGGACTTAAAAGTCTTCCCTGTTCCGTGCTGTGTGCGGAATCATTAGTGACCCGCTGTCCTTTTCAGGGCCTCAGTTTACCGGTTGAATAGGACGGAGTACTTCTGCTTTGCATACTGTAAATGGAGTGCTGTGCCAAGTAGGGGTCAGGCATGCCCCTGGGCTAGCAAGATGCCTTTTCATTCTCCTATTACCTGCTTGGCTTCGGATTGTGGGACTCCCTGGGGGTCTAGCTCCTCCCACGGGCCTAGGCCTTCGAGGGTAGCTAGCGGTGACCCCTGAGCTGCTGTCGTTACCTTCCTTGCATGCAGGTTTCTTATCAAAGGGAGTGTGGCTGGTGGCATGGTCTATCTCGTGTATGACCAGGAGCTGCTGGGACCCAGCGACAAGAGCCAGGCGGCCCTTAAGAAGGCGGAGGTGGTGGTCCCTCCTGCGATGTACCAATTCAGCCAGTACGTGTGTGAGCAGATGGGTCTGAAGATACCCCAGGTACTCCATGCTGGGAGTGAGGCTGAGGTTTGGCAGGAGTCAACTTTCAGGTGGTCTTCAGTCCCTGGTCCCTTCAGCCCTGGTGCTATCCTCCACACTGGGGCATGTACTGCTGCTCTGCCTGCATTTGGAGGTGCTTGGGACTGCCAGGCCTTTCCTGTTTCACcagtcttttctctctgtctcttcccagctcccagcccctccAAAACTTAACTTTCACATCCGCGAGTACTGGAATTCAGGTAGGCCCTTGTCTctctgcttgggggggggggtgtgtggccCAGGTACCCCAATATAGCACCCCTGAATTTGCTTCATGGCCATATCGTTCCATCACTCCCCTTACTGCTGGGTATGTCCTTCATGCATCTaaaagagaaggggtggaggttCCAGGGTAGTGGGAGCAAAATGGAACCTCGTTTTGAGGGTTTGGGCCACATTGGAGCACATCGGCATCAAGTGGCCTCAGAGAAGGTGAGACCCTaccctttctctgcctcagttttcctgtTTAGAATTGACAGAACTGTGTCACTTCTAAAAGCATGACTGAGTTGGGTGTCTTGGGAGTTGGACTAAACCCCTTGGCTGTAGGTGGGGAGCCTTACCAGGTACTGggccctccttctctcccacagGCATCATTGTGGTGATGTCAACACTGTCGGTGGCCCCTTCCAAGGCTTGTGAATACACCAAGGAAGGCTGGGAATACCTGAAGGAGCGAATCAAGTAGCCTGTCAGAGGAAGCCGCCTTCCCTGGTTGGGCACAGGGGCAGGGGTGCCCAGACCTCAAGGCTCCAGAGTGGGACCTGACTTCTAGGGCAGCTCCCAGCTTTGCTGGTCCAATAAAGGACTTCAGAAGTGTTCTTCGACCCATGTGCTGGCATGGGGTGGCCCAACTGACCCTCAGCATGTGGGCCTGGGCTTCTGGTTCCTGGGGGCTCCTTGGTGACTGAATTTGGTTCATACCTTTTCTTTCTGGTCCTTACCCACTGGGGCCCTCACTCTGTATGGAAAGGGGGAGCAGACAGTTGATCCCAGTGCTCAGCGTCCCGGGAAAGGGTTGAGAAAGTGCTGAAGGCCAAGCTGCGCTGGGGGCACCTGGGTTGTTGGAGGGCTGAGTCCAGAGGGCAGTCTGGGAGCCAGGGCTCAGTGGAATGGGAAGAATTCATTTCTTCCATGTCAACTAAACACCCAACCTTGCCTGGTCTCTATTTTCATTCCACCCATTCCCCACACTCTGGCATTCCTTAGGAGCACAGGCAGGCATGGAGGTCATTGCTATGTATTAGGGATTCTCCCCAGCCCACAAAGGCCTTGCCCTCTCAACTGCATCTTCCAGAGGTGCTCTGCTCTCTTCAGAAGCCTTCCCCCAAACCCCTGCCCCACAAAAGATCAGTTGCCTAGTGACTTGTGTCTGCTGCCCCTTTGGGCTGGAGCTCTGGGAGGGGAGGCTGTCCAAATGCTTCCAACTTCTCTACCATTGAGGGCATCCCATTGTGGTGCGAGAAAGAAACATGCCCCAGTCAGACAGGGTGGGCAGTGGGTGTAGGAGCCAGAGGCTGGCCCAGGAGGTTGCCCTGGGAGCAAGTAGACCGTAGTTATGAGACAGCATGGGAGCCTCTGTTTCCAAGAGTTCAGGGGTGTATGTCCCTCAGTTCAGGGGACAGAGCTCACCTAGGCTCATGATCCTGGGGGTGATGAAAGGGGTTACACATGAGGAAAGCAGAGACCAGAGGAGAGAGTGTTTTCCCAGAGAAGCCAATGTGCGTCTGTCTACCTGGTGACAAGGAGGGGTTGCAGCGAGAGAGCCTACCATGGCAGGTCTCCCATGTCCGTGGGAGGCTGCCTGGCTCCCTGTGACCTTACTGGACCTCAGCTGGGTGGGAGCAAGTCTAGGATAAGAACACAATGGGCAAGGCCAGGGAGCGTTCCTAGTCCTTGGTACTGCCTGAGAGAGCTGGTACAGTGCTGGCCTCTCGGAGGCCAGGAGTGTGTGTGGCCCATGGTCAGGACCTGCGCAGCCTGGctctccatccactgagccattccAGCAGCCCATggactcattttacagatggagataCTTGCATGGCCAGGTTCAAAGTTTATTCTGTCTACCAGGATCCCAGATGGTTAACCTTAAATCCTACCTAGGATAGAATTTCCACTTGTCTCACCTGGGCCTTTGCATATAGGAGGAGTTTGTACTCTGGTTGTGCCATGTATTCTACTAGGCTCTGTGAGTGCTCATGACTCTCCTGTTATTACCATTTTATGGAGGGAGGAaagacctggcaagcccaggacaCCACACTGCAGCAATTGTTAAAGGTCTATTATTGGTCCAACAAAACCTGCAGGAAAGGAAACCAGCCTTAGCAGGTCTGTGAGGGGTTTCCCTAGGGATTTGCTTGACCCTTCCAGGACCTTATCTCCAGCAGGCTGTATCCTGTGTGATTTGGGCATAAAGTTGAAACTGAACTCAAGACCTGGTCTCTATGGTCCCTGTGATAGTTACTGCCCACAGGCTGGGCTTAGGGTCAGCCACTGGTTCCTAACGCTCGTTGGCACTTTCCATGTTAATCTAGTTGTCAGCCCAAACCAGGGTGCCACTATTGACTGCTCCATTTCCTCACCTAGTCAGACTTCCAGTTCTCCATCCACTTGTATCATTGCCAGTGTCGAGACCACCTCCCTGGTCTCCTACTCCAGGTTGGCCCCTATCAATCTTTTCCCCAAAGTCCAAGTCTGATTATGTCACTACCCTGCTCAGAAACTTCTTATGGCTCCCCACTGCCCTTCCCATGAGCCCAGATTCCTAAGAGGGACCTTTACTCCCCTAGGTTCCTTCTAGACATTGAGTGGCCCTCAGTTCCTcaaacattgattgctttctcatatgtgccttgatggggggggggctacagcagactgagggaccccttgcttgagccagcaaccttgggttcaagctggtgagctttgctcaaaccagatgagcctgcgctcaagctggtgacctcggggtttccagtccgacgctctatccactgcgccactgcctggtcaggcaaataactGGTTTTAAACATCAGCCTTTCCCAGCAACTCACGGGCTTCCTCACCAGGCCACCACCCTTCCTTCTGGCTGACTCCTGCTCACTGCACAGATGCTGCCTCCCACGACCCCTTCCTCCTACCTCTAGACTGAGTTGAGTGCTCACTCTGGGCTTCCTTGGTTCCCTGGGGGCGCTGCAACACAGCACTACCTCAGGGCAGGGTTTTCTCACCTCAGCATCACTGACATTCCGGCCAGAGAAGTTCTGGGGGGCCATCCTGAGCATTGCAGACATTGAGAAGCATCCCTGCCTCCACACCTAAATGCTACTAGCGCCCCTCTACCCCCATGTCATGACAACCACATAGGTGTCCAGGTATTTGAGGGGACAATCACCCTAGTTGAGAATGGCCTTGGAGGGTAGTATGAGTACTGTGTGGCTACTCCAACAAATGAATAGACTTAGTGtctaaaacaacataaattgctcctcacagttctggaggttaggaGCCCAACATGGGTCTCACTGGGCTGAAATCCAGATGGCAGCAGGTCTGGCTCTTTCTGGATGCTCCATTAGAGAATCTGTTTTCTGGCCTTCTCCAGCTTCTAGAAAATTGCTGCATTCCTTCGTCCATGGGCCCTTTCTCCATTGCCAGCAGTATT of Saccopteryx bilineata isolate mSacBil1 chromosome 1, mSacBil1_pri_phased_curated, whole genome shotgun sequence contains these proteins:
- the MICOS13 gene encoding MICOS complex subunit MIC13 isoform X1, encoding MRSLRGSIVFSGKWKWRTPFIGRFLIKGSVAGGMVYLVYDQELLGPSDKSQAALKKAEVVVPPAMYQFSQYVCEQMGLKIPQLPAPPKLNFHIREYWNSGIIVVMSTLSVAPSKACEYTKEGWEYLKERIK
- the MICOS13 gene encoding MICOS complex subunit MIC13 isoform X2, which gives rise to MVSRMWSLMRFLIKGSVAGGMVYLVYDQELLGPSDKSQAALKKAEVVVPPAMYQFSQYVCEQMGLKIPQLPAPPKLNFHIREYWNSGIIVVMSTLSVAPSKACEYTKEGWEYLKERIK